A part of Gemmatimonadaceae bacterium genomic DNA contains:
- a CDS encoding C40 family peptidase has product MARGSVGTRYKLGGTKPGVGLDCSGLVRYAMSVIDLVMPRTAATQAKAGTEVPKDLTALKPGDVLTFGRGQRISHVGIYVGDGKMVHASTSQRRVIETSITARNPLLRQWKGVRRFVDGASAKFRDSVLAFADTLQ; this is encoded by the coding sequence ATGGCGCGTGGGTCGGTGGGCACGCGCTACAAGCTCGGCGGCACGAAGCCGGGCGTCGGTCTCGATTGCAGCGGTCTCGTGCGCTATGCGATGAGCGTGATCGACCTGGTCATGCCGCGCACCGCCGCGACGCAGGCCAAGGCTGGTACCGAAGTGCCGAAGGATCTCACCGCGCTCAAGCCGGGTGATGTGCTCACGTTCGGTCGCGGCCAGCGCATTTCGCACGTCGGCATTTACGTGGGCGACGGCAAGATGGTGCACGCCAGCACGTCGCAGCGCCGCGTGATCGAAACGTCGATCACCGCCCGCAACCCGCTGCTCCGCCAGTGGAAGGGTGTCCGCCGCTTCGTCGACGGCGCCTCGGCGAAGTTCCGCGATTCCGTGCTCGCCTTCGCGGATACGCTGCAGTAA
- the queE gene encoding 7-carboxy-7-deazaguanine synthase, with amino-acid sequence MAYTVKECFYTLQGEGVNAGRAAVFCRFSGCNLWTGREQDRGTAVCTFCDTDFVGVGPDGGKFATAAELAAFVKSRWPADAPADVRPFVVCTGGEPLLQLDDAAVAALHAAGFEVAVETNGTQPAPAGLDWICVSPKANAEVVLTAGDELKLVFPQALARPERFEQLDFRHFLLQPMDGPEQAENTRAALAYCLAHPRWRLSVQTHKALGIR; translated from the coding sequence ATGGCCTACACCGTCAAGGAGTGCTTCTACACCCTGCAGGGCGAGGGGGTGAACGCCGGCCGCGCGGCGGTCTTCTGCCGGTTTTCGGGGTGTAACCTCTGGACCGGCCGGGAGCAGGACCGTGGGACGGCCGTCTGCACCTTTTGTGATACCGACTTCGTCGGCGTCGGCCCGGATGGGGGGAAGTTTGCGACCGCCGCCGAGCTGGCGGCCTTTGTGAAGAGCCGCTGGCCGGCCGACGCGCCGGCGGATGTCCGGCCCTTCGTGGTGTGCACCGGTGGCGAGCCGCTCCTCCAGCTGGACGACGCGGCCGTGGCCGCCTTGCACGCGGCCGGGTTCGAGGTCGCGGTCGAGACGAACGGCACCCAGCCGGCGCCGGCGGGGCTCGATTGGATTTGTGTGAGCCCCAAGGCCAACGCCGAGGTGGTGCTCACCGCGGGCGACGAGCTCAAGCTGGTCTTTCCGCAGGCGCTGGCCCGGCCGGAACGGTTCGAGCAGCTCGATTTCCGGCACTTCCTGCTGCAGCCCATGGACGGTCCCGAGCAGGCCGAGAACACCCGGGCGGCGCTCGCGTATTGCCTCGCCCACCCCCGCTGGCGGCTGTCGGTCCAAACGCACAAAGCGCTCGGGATTCGCTGA
- the queC gene encoding 7-cyano-7-deazaguanine synthase QueC, with amino-acid sequence MPNVASQKPAVVLLSGGLDSTTVLAVAKRQGFTPYAMTFRYGQRHSVEIEAARRVAAAQGVAQHVVVDIDLRQWGGSALTSDAEVPKDRDLAEHSAEIPVTYVPARNTIFLSFALAWAEVLGAQAIFIGVNALDYSGYPDCRPEYVAAFETMANLATRAGVEGTGRITIHAPLQHLTKAGIVELGRSLGVDYSLTTSCYDPAPDGTACGHCDACQLRLKGFEEAGASDPIAYAR; translated from the coding sequence ATGCCGAACGTTGCCTCCCAGAAGCCGGCCGTCGTCCTCCTGAGCGGCGGGCTCGACTCCACCACGGTGCTCGCCGTCGCGAAGCGCCAGGGCTTTACCCCGTATGCCATGACCTTCCGGTACGGGCAGCGGCACAGCGTGGAGATCGAGGCGGCGCGGCGCGTGGCGGCGGCGCAGGGGGTGGCTCAGCACGTCGTCGTGGACATCGACCTCCGGCAGTGGGGCGGCTCGGCGCTGACGTCCGACGCCGAGGTCCCCAAGGACCGGGACCTCGCCGAGCATAGTGCGGAGATTCCGGTGACCTACGTGCCGGCCCGCAACACGATCTTCCTCTCCTTCGCCCTGGCGTGGGCGGAAGTGCTCGGCGCGCAGGCCATCTTCATTGGGGTGAACGCCTTGGACTACTCCGGCTATCCCGACTGCCGCCCGGAATACGTGGCGGCGTTCGAGACGATGGCCAACCTGGCGACGCGCGCCGGCGTCGAGGGGACGGGGCGGATCACTATTCACGCCCCCCTGCAGCATCTGACCAAGGCGGGGATCGTGGAGCTGGGGCGGAGCCTGGGGGTGGACTACAGCCTTACGACCAGCTGCTACGACCCGGCGCCGGACGGTACCGCCTGCGGCCACTGCGACGCCTGTCAGCTGCGGCTCAAGGGATTTGAAGAGGCGGGGGCGAGCGACCCCATCGCCTACGCGCGCTGA
- a CDS encoding porin family protein, producing MITSTVRRSFVAAAAGAALLAVPLHAQAGAGATLTPFAGYLVTGNWYDGPIGTSLKNSNAPMAGVQGSVPLTRGVALVGNLAYASGDLRIGLPLIGGVNVGSAKTWLYDAGLEIGGLGNRATGIAPFVQGGIGGMTNDIQASVFNTRASNVAYSAGVGIDIGLSKGFALRAQAKDWISRFNSEQAIGFRADGNLAHNWALTAGMKLSF from the coding sequence ATGATCACCTCGACTGTTCGCCGCTCGTTCGTGGCCGCCGCGGCCGGTGCCGCCCTTCTTGCTGTGCCCCTGCATGCGCAGGCGGGGGCCGGCGCCACCCTGACCCCGTTTGCCGGGTACCTCGTGACCGGCAATTGGTATGACGGCCCGATCGGCACGAGCCTCAAGAACAGCAATGCGCCGATGGCCGGTGTGCAGGGGAGCGTCCCGCTCACCCGTGGCGTCGCGCTCGTTGGCAACCTCGCCTACGCCAGCGGTGACTTGCGCATCGGGTTGCCCCTCATCGGAGGTGTCAATGTCGGGAGTGCGAAGACGTGGCTCTACGACGCCGGCCTCGAGATTGGCGGGCTGGGGAACCGCGCCACGGGGATCGCGCCGTTCGTGCAGGGAGGGATCGGCGGCATGACGAACGACATCCAGGCGAGCGTCTTCAACACGCGGGCCTCGAACGTCGCGTACTCCGCCGGGGTAGGGATCGATATCGGCTTGTCGAAGGGCTTCGCGCTGCGTGCGCAGGCGAAGGACTGGATCAGCCGTTTCAACTCGGAACAGGCCATAGGCTTTCGGGCCGACGGCAACCTGGCCCATAACTGGGCGCTGACGGCGGGGATGAAACTCTCCTTCTGA